The following is a genomic window from Dryobates pubescens isolate bDryPub1 chromosome 29, bDryPub1.pri, whole genome shotgun sequence.
GAGTAGAAAGgaagaatgtttttgttttgaagagACCTAAAGTTCTGTTTTGGAAACTTTCAGGCAAGGAATTTCCTTGTTGCCGCAAGATGAATGCAGAGCTGTCAGCAAGCTGCCTGTGCATCTCTGCTCCGTTTATGCCCTGCTCTTGTGTGGTAATCAAATCCAGGGTGTTCCAGGCCGTGGGTTCTTGCTTTGTATTCAGGTGTCCTGAGTAAACACACAGATGTCTCCCTGGTAGTTCTGTGAAACCTTAGTTTTGCTTTTTACAGACTTTGTTTGtaatttccctttttcctttcatgaTTTAAAACTCCGTTATTGAGCAGTACTTTCTGTTTTAACTCAGAGGACAAACCCTTTGCTGGCCCATGCCCTTCCACATCTCCTCCCCCACTGTCTCCTTGAGTAGTAATGCACGGTGGGAGAGAGGTCAAAGCAGTGTGTTGCCATGGAAATGGCAGTAATTGTACAAATATAATTGTCTCGGGGTCCGTTTGTTGTGGctaattctctctctctcccctctctccctcccctccttttttcttttgataataataatacaaacCCTAATTAGGATGCACCGGGGAAAGGTTGCTAGGAATTCAGCTGTCTTGCAGGAAAGGGCAAGCCGGGGCTGGCTGGGAAGCCCCACTGAATTCACGTTTCAAGATCGGGCCCATGAATAGACCTTGCCCTCCAAGGTTTTTTGTAGTGTATGACAGCTCAATTAGAATATCTTTCTTGATACGTGCTTATTCTTTTAACATACTAAGTATCTCTTGAAGTTTATGATTCTTGCACTGTATAAAATAAATCTCTGCTTATTGCTAGCAGTTAGTAAATCATGACCTTCATCCAGGGAATGGTGAGCTGTATGGATTTCACTAACACTTGGATTGGTGGAACAAGACTGTTCTCACCACATTGGTAGCACTttagaatgcaatgaatagaTTCGTGTTTGAAAATACTGCAGGCTGCTAATGCTCAGAGGCTTCTGTCTGTTTCTGACCCAGCCCCtgggggttgttggtttgggacTGTTAGTTTAAACACTGCTAAATTAACTGGAATGTTTGAAAATACTTGTGTCCAGATAGCAGCCTTTTAAATAACACTTATCTGATTTCCAGATAACAAGTTCCACTGTTTTGCCTTTGTTAGTCCTTAATTAGATAAGAAACTCATTCAAAGTTCTGAAGTCTCCTAATGATGTCATGAGTCAGACAGGTAACACTGTTCTTACTATTGATAGTTCAAATAATAGTAAACATTTGACCTAAGATATTTGGAGGGAACAGAGAAGACCACCTAAGACTAACTTGTTTTGTTAAATGGAGTCATCCTCCTCCTTTGTTTTAATCTGTAATGGCCTGCAGCAAAAGTTGTATTTTTTTAAGTATGGAAAAGTTCCTTTATTTTGCTGGTATTGCCTTCTTCATTTACACTGTCATTTGCAGCCAAGTTAGAGGCCTTGAAATTATCATCTAGGAAGCAAATAAGCAACAGAAAGCCATCAACTGTTTAAACACAGTTGATGAAAATTATTGGTGATaatgaaagaggagagagggcaAGAGCTGGTTCTAGAAGAAAAAGTACAGTCTCTGTCAGCCATATAAGGAGTTAGAGATGTAGCATTGGGTAACTGTTCAACAAGGGCTTCCAGGAAAAATTGGTTGTTAGCCAGGTTTTTAGAACTCTTGCAGATTCTCCTTTGTTATCACTTTGCTTTAAAATCTGctccacatccagtctggcacTGCACTGGCTTCTGGGAGGGCAGGAAGACACAACGCGGTGTTTTAGAGGCATGTTCCTTGTCCTGCTTCAGTCCTATGCAGGCTGGCTGTTTGCTGGCAGGAACAGTGAGAGCCGTGCTCGTTCCTCTAGGAAGAGCTGccctcctttctctgctgctgaatgTTACCTTTGCCTGATTGTAAGCTCCAATGTTAGACAGCAGTGTGTAAAGTCCTGAAGAGTCAGCTGCTTCTTTTCACCCATTTCAAACAAGCAGCTCAGAAATCAAACCAGCTGCATCCCCTGGGAATGCTTGGTGTTTAATTAGCCACCAGCCTAGGGTTGTGCACTCACCCTAGGGAGTAATTTGCTGCCTGGAGTGAAGCTCTCACCCCACAGGTGTCAGCCGGGGGGTGGGAACAGCCCAGGCAGGTGTTCCTGCTGCTCCATGGGGAGATCCCACTATCTGcagagacctggacaggaaTGTGATACAGGGAAATGAGCCTCTCACCctgcctcccagccttctcAGAAATGCAAAACTTCTTAGCTTCTCTCCCTTTGTTATCCTAACCAGTACTGTCTTCTGCTTTTTGCCCTGGTAAACATCAACAGCTCAGATCTGAAATGAGCAGCATCTCAAGAATTTGGGGCTATACCAACTCTTTTTGTTGCCATCCCAACAGCCTTTCCCCTTAAATCTACAACTTGCCTCTTGCAGTTTTGAGAGCCCTCCTATGCACTGTTAACTCAGAGCACCCACTCCATGTAGTTCTACTGCTCTATTGAGTTTTCTTAATTCCAGCTGAAGTCTTCTAATCTTCACTCAGACTGGGACCCTCCAGGCCCAGAGATGTCCATTATACTCTATTTATTCCAGCGCATTTCCTTCAGGTGTGGCCATAGCTTTGTGATGAAGTCTTAATCCTACccttgctgcttcctctgcaggTAAGATCACACCCCAGGTTCTGTGTGCTGAGCAAGCCTGGCATTAACAGCTGGAGTGAAAAGCTCTCCTGAGCTAGTATTAGCAACTCTGTCCATTGGCTGAGGTGCTCTCCAAAGCACATCTTACTGCCCAAATTCAGTGCTTTTCCAcaggcactgcacagcagctctcttccagctcacatCAGTGGAGACCTATGTCTTAGTAGAATCCAAGGTGATGTGGCCTGCAGAACAGCTCTAGCATAGGTGGAACATGCAGAATTACCAGAGCcttccatttctctttcagtGCTTCTCAGAGCTCCATACATGTTGTGTCCCTACACTGACACAAACCGACATTTTGGAACTGGAAGCTGACTCTTCGCCTATCTGCAGAGATAGCTCTGGTAACAGCAACCAAACACTGGGGCTAGAAAGAGCAAAGAGACAGCAGGGTGCTAGGGTgtgaggctgcctgggaggcacTGCTGATGAGCAGAAGCCTGTATCTTTGCTAACTTGTTTGTTGGatggtttttttaaatcacacATCAAGTCCAGCTCCAGTGCTCCTAATGCCCCATCTCCCCTCATCTCTTTCCCTCAGGCAGCTCTCTAATCTCTTTGACGTGCACATTCTGTCTAGTGGCTTTTCTTTCCAAATGTCTTTTGTGTTTTGATTCCCCTCCTTTGTGTGTgaattccttctctttttttctgctgtccCCGTTGTGCTTGCTGGCTAGATTCAGCGTGTAATGCTATTAGATTGGGATAATCCATGCTTGGTTTATCTGTGTGACTGTCTCTGAAGATTAGTGAAAACCAATGTTATGGGCTAAAGTGAACTGGTTCAGAAGGGCTCTTCTGTCAGTCTGGAGATGCTCAGGAAAATGACAGATTTTCATTAACCAGATTTGAGTCTAATGTCTTGTAATTTACTTGAGCCCTACTGGGGTCCATGTGCCTGGAGGAGACAGATGAGCTGCAGTGTAGTACTTTTCACCCAGTTCAGTTCTGCAGGACTGGACAGAACTGAAATCAACATAGTGCAAGTGTGGAAAAGTGCCTGTGGAGCATGTTTTGTTTGTAATTTGGTAAGGAATGGAGTTTTGTGAGCATTTTACAACTGGAGAATCATCTGGGAATTTGAATTTTCTGAACAGGCTTTCCAGTAACTTCCTATTTTAATGCTGTCTGCAAAGGTGCCTGGAACATGATTGGGTCAGATCTGTAGACTTAATCTGAGTACCAAATCTATTATGAAAGAAGCATAAAGTCCTTGTCTGTTTTGTCCCTCTAACGTCCTCTGCATGTGGTGTTTGAGATTGTCTGGGAGAGGACAGTTGTCTCTGGGATGATGTAGGCTCCTCTAAAAATAGCACTTTCTCTTCAGCATCTGGGGAGGACAGCACCAAAGTGTTTTTCTTGCTGTTCTGTCAGTGGTGACTGTGGGGCTTCTGGCTGGCAGCTCTTGGTCTTTTGGTGGTTCCCAGAAGAGAAtggctcagggagcagcagtgctgggagggcagTCTGTGCCTGGCAGGCTTGCTCTGGGGAAGGGAATCGCAGTCCCTGGCAGTGAGATCCCCTCTCTAAATCTCTTTCGCAGGTGTGGAATGTGCTGTTAACATCAATGAGTGTGAGGAGGGTCCCTGCAAGAATGGAGCTGTCTGTGAGGATGGCATTGCTGACTATACCTGCCACTGTGCCCCTAGCCAGGATGGCATTATCTGGGGAGGGAAGAACTGCTCTGTCAAGCTCACTGGGTGCCAGACACACGACTGCCAAAATGAGGCCTTGTGCATCCCAACCTACCAAGCTGAGAGCCATGgccacctgtgccagtgccagcctggtTTCTATGATGCCACATGCTCAACACCAACAAcgttttcctttgcttccagaGGGTATCTCCTCATTGAGCTGCCCGTGAACAATCAGAGCAGGAGGGCCATAGCAGGAGATCAGCTTGCCAGCGTGTCCCTCCGGTTCCGAACCACCTTGCCCAGCGCTATCCTTTTTTACCGAGGCCATGAAGCTGAATACTTGTTCCTGGAGCTCTTGGGTGGCATTCTGCATGCAGAACTGAAGAGGGAGGATGTTGGGTACACGCTGCtcctggaggggctgagagTTGATGATGGCCAGTGGCATAAAGTTGAAATTGTTCTACATGACACTGTGCAGCTAAAGCTCTGGCATGAGTCTTGTGACGCAGGTGTCTGCCTGAAGAGCTCTCCTATCCCCAGTGGCACTGTTCTGATCCCACATGCCTTCCTGAACTTGTATGTTGGAGGTGCTGATGAGCCAATGGTAAACAACACACAGAGCCAGCAAGGCTTTGTTGGCTGCCTGGAGGACCTTCAGGTTGATGCTGAAACTGTGCTTCCAGAGGATCTACCTATGGGTGAATCCTCCCCAGTGCAGCAGGGTTGTGACCGGACAGAGTGgtgcctctcccagccctgctttcaTGGAGGCCTGTGTGTGGACCTTTGGACAACCTTCAGGTGTGACTGCTCCAGGCCTTATGGAGGCCCAGCTTGCACATACGGTAAGTGCCACCTCCTCTATTACTTGGTGCTTCTAAGGTGCTAGATAAGCATGGATGCTAGctctgaaagctgtattttctaCTTGACCAGTGGAAAAGTGGAAGCAAGACATCCTGTAGATAAAACTTTATTGATCCCTTTTGTGTCAGTTGTTCCTGCAGGAATGACTGTCAGTTTTGTGGTGCAGATATGGTTCCTCGATGAGCCAGAGGCTCTGGCTTCATCTTTTTATCAGATCTATGTAAAttcaggagaggagggaaattgTTATACTGTGAGATGTTGAGCTTCTGAGCTGAGGATGAATAGGAGTGTATTGCTTTATAGATAAAATACATTGTTAAAGGAAGGTCTTTGACAATTTTGAGTTCAAATCATTGATTAGCATTTTTTCTGTTCCTGCAAGGCTTTATATTAATATTGTCCCAGTTTTTTGTTTTAGCCCTGAGCCCAAAGCCTGGCAACTTGTTCTGCTGTTACCAAAttcattaattttaaaagcGACTTGGTAGCTTAATAGTCCTTGAGTAAATCTTCTAGGTGATGAGGACTCTCCTAGACCTGTGATTCCCTCTTGGTTGTATGGGTGCTTGAATTCCTGTCCTCCAGAGAAAGCAAGGACACATTCACTTCTTAACGTCCCAGGTCTGGATGGGGAGATAGTATAATTACCCTGATGCACGTTGAAAATGTTGGGTAGAAAGGAGTTGCAGCTCAGCAtgtccctgtgccagctgcattCCCCTTGCCATTGAGCTGTTGtatgttccttttctttcagagCGCCCAGCAGCAACATTTGGCGTAGAGAACTCCACCAGCTTTGCCTCTTTCACCCTTTCTGACAGCCTCGGTGCAGACTTCAACGTCTCCTTTTTCATTCGTAGTAGGAAACCTAATGGCTTGCTATTGCAGATCAGCAATGAAACTCACCCCTGCCTCACCATCTACTTGAAGAATGGCAAGCTGAAGATAGAGATGGTGTCTGCAGGTGCTGTGATGTTTCCAGAAAATTTGGTGGATGGGAGAAAACACTTGGTAGCTCTTTCTTTCCAAGGAGGAATTGTTAGTGCTCACCAATCAGACTCATATGTGGAGCTAGGACAGCTCCTAGCAAGACCTCTTTTAGCTGGTTATGAAGTGTACATTGGTGGACATCCCAACCCAGAGAGCACTGATAAGTGGGGAGGCTATTTTAAAGGCTGTTTGCAGGACATCCAGCTGAACAGCCACCACATACAGTTGTTTCAGGTGGAGAACTACAGTCTGCCACAGGAACTCAATAGGACTCTAAATGACAATCTTCTGAAGGGCTGCATCTCTGATGACACCTGCAAGGTATGACATCTCTTGTTTGTCTGCATGTGTGCAGTTGGTTGTTAGAGTTCTGTGATTACAGAACAGTTCTCCCTTCATTCTATAGCAATTGcacaacaacttcttcccttAGGAATTCCTTGATTCAGCAACAACAGTTCAAGGGAACAGTCTCTGGGTGCCCGTAGATCAGAAACTCTCTCCTTTATGCCACACATGAAGCTGGGGAGGCCATAGTCCCTgactttatagaatcataagaatcacagaagggtttgggttggaagggatctttaaactCCTCTGGTCCAatgcctctgcagtcagcagggacatcttcaagtagagcaggctgcccagagccgcatccagcctgacctgcaatgcccctctctgggcaacctggactggtgtttcaccaccctcattgtaattcttttccccttcactctagtctaaatctccctcttctaTTTTAAACctatcactccttgtcctgtcacaacagccatgctaaaatgtctgtccctatctttcttataggccccttcatgtactgaaaggccacaataaagtctccctggatctttctccaggctgaattaCTGAATTTTGCCCTTCTTGAAGCTCCTGGTGCTAAAAAGTGTTATCACACTTCTGGAATCGGGTGTGTCCTTCTAGTCAGAGAACTTTGTGAGGTTTTCAGGAGCATTGCAGCTCGTTTTGCCTATTTCTGACCTTTGCCTTTGTGCTTCATTGTTCTCCAAATGGATGGAACTCTGTCGGGGGAGTTTCTGTTGATCAGCAGTGCACACAGGGAAGGACAGGAACTTCTCATGCAGAGACCCTGTTGCTTCCTTCACTGCTGTGGAGTCTCTAACTACCCTTCTTTCCTGTTTCAAGTGCTGTTCATGCTAATCTCTGTTGTCACATTTCCTTCTACTAAGTTTTTTTAGATCCAAGGATGAATTACACTGCTCCTAAAGTCTACcgttttgtttttcagtctgAACCATGTCAGAATGGTGGCAGATGCACTGTCACTTGGAATGATTTCCATTGCAGCTGTCCAGCAAACTTCACTGGGAAATTCTGTGAGGAGAGAGTCTGGTGTGAAAGTGACCCATGTCCTGAAGCTACCACCTGTATAGATGTTCTAGCAGGATATGTGTGTAAGTACTGCTCCCTGCTCATGTGCTGGTAAGATCCCCAACCTTCACTGTCTCTAGCAGCACTGCTGGTTAGCACTGTTGCATGAAATACAAAGACATGCTGCTAAATGGAATGGTGCCCAGGTACATGCTCTTGAAGCAGTCTGCACCAAGTAGAACCCAATTAAGCATTGCAAATGGGTCTGTTGTTTCCTCCAGAGTCAGAACCATGGAGAATGAAGGAAACCTAGCTAGCTAACAATGTCCCAGTGTTGTCTAGTGGCTGTAAAGTGTCCTGGAACTCGGTATGTTGGGGTGTTCCCATctctggcactggctgcaggtGATTACTTTCCTGGTTCTTGGGTTTTTGGCAGTAAAAGGGAAATTGTATTTTTGTGCAGTTCAGAGGGACAGAGATTGCTATACAGGAGCTGGGTATTATCAGAGCTGCAACTGTAAACAGGAAGAGCTTTAAGGATGGCAGCAGCTAGGCCTGTaatcctcctcatgctgagcttacATGATTCTTAAGGGAAAGAACCTGCCAGGAGTTTACCATCGGTCTGCCTCAAACATGACACCAGTTGTCTTTCAAATTCCTTATGCTCTACCCCTTTGTTTATAGGTCTGGCTAATGCAACGTTTAATAGTTACACTACTGTTGAATTCACCACCAATGTGTCAGTGACTAgaactctgagcagcctccatgTGGATTTCAGGACCAGGGATGAAGATGCTGTTCTGCTTCGGGCTGTGGAAGAAGTGGATTCCCTCCAGATAGCCATTAAGAACTCCTCCCTGCTCATTGACATCAGGAGTGGGAATAGCATCGAAGGTGTCAGCTTCCTGAGTCCGCAGTCGGTCACGGATGGTGCCTGGCACACCCTCTCTGTGTCTATGGAGGAGCCATCTGCACTGTCTTCCAGATGGCTGTTTCAGTTGGATGGGTCTGTTAATGTGACTCtgcagggaaatgctgggaACTTGGACTTCCTAAAGAACAATGCACTGATAGTTGTAGCTGAAAATTTCACAGGCTGCCTCGGACAAGTGAACATAGGGGGGATCTACCTGCCATTCACTGCCCATCTCTCCTACCCCCAGCCAGAACAGTTCCAGCAATCCAGCAGCAGAACCAtccagctgggctgctctggggctgatgTTTGTGCTTCCAGCCCATGCCTCAATGCTGGCACCTGCAAGGACTTGTTCAATTCcttcagctgtgcctgcagtgctggctgggggggTTTGCTCTGCGAGTCCAACATTGATGACTGCCAGTCAAACCCATGTGTTCACGGGGACTGTGTTGACGCAGTGGCAGATTTTCAGTGTGAGTGCTTCAGGGGCTTCATTGGCAAGAGGTGTGACATCAACGTCGACGACTGCATCCGGCACCAGTGCCGGAACGGAGCTACCTGTGTCGATGGGGTCTATGGCTACTCCTGCAAGTGCCCTCCTCAGTTTTCAGGACCTCGCTGCGAGTAAGTGTGCTGGATGGTTTGTGGTGGTCAGGGGAGTCCCCATATAAATGGGACTTTACTTTGGGAAAACTTTTCATTGCAAGTGTCTGGGTAAAGCACCCAAATTCTGCTGTGAATTGGAAGATGCTGTCCAGGTCCAAATCCCCACTGAAAGTTGCTCAGCTTCATACAGGATAAGGACCCTTTTTATGTGGGTTATCCCCATGGTACATTTCAGAGCTATTTGAAGGTCAGGCACTGTAGCCTGTTATCgcttccctcttccttccccgAGAAATCCCCTTTCTCCAGTATTTGACTTCCCTCTGGCATGTTCCTGTAGTGATTTTAAACAAGACAGAACTAACAAAAAACCCATAATAATCCAAAACCCTCCGGCCTTATGAAGTGAAAGAagccctccagctccagaggatggagcaggctgtgttctAGTTTCAGGTGCACCAATGTCCTGGAGGGATAGTGTGGCATCTAGGGCACACTATGGTCCCAGTACCATAATCTCGGCTTAGTATGCTGGTTATGATAGACCTTTGAGGCTGGCTTGTAGAGATTACCTGTTCCTGATGGTGGTTGGTTCTGCTACTAGTGACATACAGCCAATTTAAAGTGACACTCagcctgctggtgctggtgaaGGTGCCCACCGCTGCCAGCTCTTCTGAAGCAAGCCTTACCCCGACGAGCATTTTCCTAAGACGTAAAAGTACAGATGCATTCCTAGACTGATAAACAGTGCTCCTTCAGCCAAGGGCTTCTTTGTATTTTGTGACATTGCTTGTCACACTAAGTATGGGCCTTGGTTCTGTGTGTTGGCCAAAAACCAAGATCTGCTTCTTATCAGATCTGCACTGGGAGAAAAAAACGGTTCCTTACCTGTCACCTGACTGGCTGTACTGCTTAGCAGTGCACATGTTGTGATCCCTTCATGGAGCTCACCTACAGTTTGGTGGGAAGCTGGTATGGAGTCAGGAGGGGGACTGGGCTTTTTGATAAGGTTTGTATTTATAGCATTCATGTTTGTTTGGGGAAATTCCAGCATATTTTAGTCACAAAGGTATGTCTCATATCAGTAAAGGAAATAGGAGTCAACTTGTTATCACAGTTTCCACCTACTTGTGCCTGTTCAAAATGAACATTGAGCTAACTGAAGCTCAGCCATGTATCTATTTTATCTGCTCTACccagatggaatttcctgttgTCCATGCTTTATTCTGGTGCAGACAGTTACCTTGTTACCTGCATTGTCCTTgaggctcagctgtgctgcaattCAATATTAACGGTAGCCTGGCTGTGGTTGTGTTTTCATCAGCCAGAACAGGCAACTCTGTGAGAAAAGTGCTTGTGCAGCTCCTGCATGTTCCCTGGGTATGCTCAAAGTAACACTCTGATGTTATGGATTTTGGAGTCTGTTGCCTTCTCTACTTGGAACACCAGTGACTGCTTAATCCTCCCCAGCCCAGACTCCACTGAACCTTTTACCTTCCCCCAAATCCAACTGCTTTAAGTTGTCTCTTGCTTTTCCCAGATGGCCATTCCCACCTGAGCAGTGTGGTAAGAACTTCACCTGCCTGAATGGTGGCAAGTGTGTtactgagagctggggagccaACTGCAGTTGCAAGCCAGGATTCACTGGAAGGAAGTAAGTGCTGTTTTCCTGGTGCCTGTGAAGGAGCTCGAGCTCCTTTTGTCATTCGAACAACTGCCGCAAAGCTGTAGCCTAGCTGGTATTCGGAAGAGGCAGGCTCGGTATGCTGATGGCAGTACCGGTTTTGGCAGTGTGAATCACacaatgttagggattggaagggacctcaaaagatcatccagtccaaatcccttccagagcaggatcacctagagcaggtcatgcaggaacacatccaggcaggttttgaatgtctccagaaatagagactccacaacttccacTTGGTTCTTGTGCCTCATGAGAACTCATTAACTGTGCTGGAGACCCAAGCTGCCATCAGTCACACAGAATTAACAAAAGGGGTCAAAATTTCACGTGGTTGGACCCTGGAGAAAGCACCTGAAAAAGATGCAACAGGAACTTTTCAGCTAAATGAGGCTTCTGTAGGCTGCATGATCTTGTGTTCTGTAGTGCAAGAACATAGGTGAGAAGTTTCATTTCATTCTAATGCACTTTTCCTTTCCAGTTGTCAAATCAACATAAACAAGTGTGACCCAAACCCTTGCCAGAACGGAGGCACGTGCCAGGGCTCTGAGAACAAGTACGAGTGTTTGTGCAGTGCCAGCTACACCGGAGAGCGCTGTGACCTTAACGTAAGCACCTCCCGTTGCTCGGGGAcgctcctgcctgctcttctacacctatgaggagcagcagcagtgggcttCACAGGGTCTGTGGGTAGTGGGGTGTTAGTGAGGCTGTCTGCATGTGGCACAGCTTATGTGTGTGCCCTGGCTACAGCACACTGCTGAGCACTCAGGAAATCACCTGCTACCAAAGCAACCTGAAGTAggatttttttgtctttgcCGTGCTCTCGCATGTCACTCTCCAGCAGCAAATACTTTTCAGTATCTGCATGGGCTGCTAGATGGTTTCTAGGGCTGTCTGCAACTTTCTTTAGATGTTATGATTCTTTGGACAGTAATCAAACTATTGGGCTAGACCTGTAGAAAGGAGAGACTACTGCTATCTGCCCCCTAGTTTACTGGAGAATGGCGTTTCAGATGGCATTTTGTCTTGCATGAGTGTTACAAAGCATCTCCCCTTTCCAAAGCTCATCTCAGTACAAATGGATGTGTTTGGAGAAGTCAGATTAAGTCAGGCTAAAAGTGATTCAAGTACAAGTGAAAAGGTAGGACTCtgtctgctgaggctgctgttgaTCTGGGCCTGCCGCGTGGGAAGGCTCTGTGAGGCTTTTCCTGTTACACATAAGCAAAGTAGGGATCCTTGAGGCTGCCTTCTTGCCTCTGTGGAAGCTGTTCAGTCTTACActtgctttctctctgtaaAGCTCTTGCATGACAGTGGCTTCTCTGGTAACCTGGGAATGTACTAACCCAGACTGCAtggacaggctgtgcccaggcggGCTTTGCTGCTGTTGATGTTACTCAAGGCTCAGTAATGCATGTGCCATGGGGTCACCCTGGCATTGCCTATTTGCATGCATAGCTCCTTCAGGCCTCTCTGGCTCCTCTGTCCCAGGACACTTCTTGTAGATTCATTTTCATTGTCTCCATGACTTCTTGCAGAACTGTGTTTTGCCTCTAAGAAGGACAGGGCATATGGTAGGGGGCAGGACTAGTGTAGCTATGGCTGGCTTGCTGTTAGTGGCAGCTATAGAAGTGATGGGATGTGAGAGATGCTCCTTctgttcttccttcctcctaCCACCAGCAGCAACTAAAGAGCTGcggcaggcagagaggggtgGACTGCAAAGAACTCCTGCAGTGTTAGTACCATGTGACTAACCTGCATGCTGTGCCAAACCAGAACTAACCCCTGGCACATCGCTTCAGTCTTGGCAGGCTCAGTCAGCTTGAGCTTCAGTCATTTTGAAATGTGCTCTGGGAATATTCCTTCTGTGTACTGTTGCTTTGtgacatgggcacagcctgtgtggCATCCAAACATCGTAAAGAACCAACCTTGAATTATTTTGGGTCTATGGGAAAGGTGGCAGGTACTATTGCTAGCAATAGAAAAGGTTATTATTGTCATTTTAAAGCTTTCTTTAatgataaaaaaacccacaagttcTTAGTTCTTTATATTCCATAGGATCCTTAATTCCACCAGAATCTACTCATTTGTCTGTATTTCTCTCATCAATACTTGGGCCTTAAATCATCTCCATCTTGCATCTATGTACTGATCTTTTTAacatcctcctcttcctgctgcaaaTTATCTTCAAGTCTGTCCACACCATTTTCCTGTCGAGTGGACACTGAAGAGTGTGCCTTTGTAATTTTAAAGTTTTTAGCTACAAATTCAAAGGGTTTAGCACTTGCCATTCACCCTGTTTAGAGGATTTAAAAGCTCTTGCCCTAGGACTTCATGAAGGTCCTGCAAGCTGTGTCAGTTCTTAGTTTGTATCCTGAGCTTTCCTCTGGCTTTAAGATTTGCTCACTGTTAAGCCTGAAACTCAGCACACCCAGGAAGTGCTGAATCACAGGGCTGCCTATCATCTTGCTGCAATGGACAGCTCAGTAGCTAAGAAATTCCCTGCACTGCCATAGCAGGCATCGCTGAACTTTTTTTAGTAGCCTTCCCCTGCTCAGGGAAATGTTCTAGTTACTTAAAATTCAGATTGCTCCACATTGACTTTCATGGTGTTGCAACACTGCTTAGCTCTTTCCTAGTGACACCTATGTATCTTAGTCTGATGCTGGGAAGGAGGCCCTGAAAAGATCTCCACCAGGGATGCTGACTGTACTGGCA
Proteins encoded in this region:
- the CRB2 gene encoding protein crumbs homolog 2 isoform X4 codes for the protein MGINCELLYDACVKPKCLAPRICNATPGLLEYECICMPGFTGIDCNININECESNPCKDPHFECVDSVNGYTCKCQTGLNGEGCQTESSVCSSHPCLNNGTCVEGPGDYSCICQPGFTGANCRDNIDECASNPCQNGAICRDRVDEYSCFCVPGFQGYNCEIDINECASRPCRNNGTCLNEMDHYVCQCVPGYTGVNCDAEIDECGSDPCQNGALCNDHVGFYTCTCTPGYQGIHCEVDIDECVSQPCQHNGTCHDLINSYHCDCRDTGFEGDHCELDILECASEPCLNNATCVEGIKNYSCACWPGYRGQHCEEDVDECATDPCHNGGVCFQRSNQAYYGTLPDFPSNFSYSQAAGFLCSCQPGFAGETCFTNIDECESQPCQNGGLCVDLTNGFVCRCLPGYSGVECAVNINECEEGPCKNGAVCEDGIADYTCHCAPSQDGIIWGGKNCSVKLTGCQTHDCQNEALCIPTYQAESHGHLCQCQPGFYDATCSTPTTFSFASRGYLLIELPVNNQSRRAIAGDQLASVSLRFRTTLPSAILFYRGHEAEYLFLELLGGILHAELKREDVGYTLLLEGLRVDDGQWHKVEIVLHDTVQLKLWHESCDAGVCLKSSPIPSGTVLIPHAFLNLYVGGADEPMVNNTQSQQGFVGCLEDLQVDAETVLPEDLPMGESSPVQQGCDRTEWCLSQPCFHGGLCVDLWTTFRCDCSRPYGGPACTYERPAATFGVENSTSFASFTLSDSLGADFNVSFFIRSRKPNGLLLQISNETHPCLTIYLKNGKLKIEMVSAGAVMFPENLVDGRKHLVALSFQGGIVSAHQSDSYVELGQLLARPLLAGYEVYIGGHPNPESTDKWGGYFKGCLQDIQLNSHHIQLFQVENYSLPQELNRTLNDNLLKGCISDDTCKSEPCQNGGRCTVTWNDFHCSCPANFTGKFCEERVWCESDPCPEATTCIDVLAGYVCLANATFNSYTTVEFTTNVSVTRTLSSLHVDFRTRDEDAVLLRAVEEVDSLQIAIKNSSLLIDIRSGNSIEGVSFLSPQSVTDGAWHTLSVSMEEPSALSSRWLFQLDGSVNVTLQGNAGNLDFLKNNALIVVAENFTGCLGQVNIGGIYLPFTAHLSYPQPEQFQQSSSRTIQLGCSGADVCASSPCLNAGTCKDLFNSFSCACSAGWGGLLCESNIDDCQSNPCVHGDCVDAVADFQCECFRGFIGKRCDINVDDCIRHQCRNGATCVDGVYGYSCKCPPQFSGPRCEWPFPPEQCGKNFTCLNGGKCVTESWGANCSCKPGFTGRNCQININKCDPNPCQNGGTCQGSENKYECLCSASYTGERCDLNKGTPGALFPSPLIEVAVPVACGSLLLLSIGLIFMILTARKRRQSEGTYSPSQQEVAGARLEMDSVLKVPPEERLI